The Periophthalmus magnuspinnatus isolate fPerMag1 chromosome 19, fPerMag1.2.pri, whole genome shotgun sequence region gtttactgtcaaagccagacttagagagacttatccatacgtttgtctccagtaggttagacgactgtaacgacctgctcactggccaaacgagccttaacacagctgcagtacatccagaacactgctgcttgggtcctgactagaaccagaaagtacgagcacataagtcttgtgctcaggtctctgcactggcttcctgtagctcaaagaacagactttaaagcagctctgcttgtgtataagtctctccatggcctaggtccaaagtacatctccgaaatgttagtgccacatgaaccatctcacactctgggcaccagtaggaggtcggtccctgaagtcctcagagtcaggactaaacacggggaatcagcgtttaagttttatgcagctaaaacctgaaacaatctcctgaagatgtgagacaggcctctactttgacaatgtttaaatccaggctcaaaacggttctgtttagctgtgcatatgactgagagGGTTTTATTCAGAATCAgaattctgcactcttctgttttaatggtaattttatgatgtttatttgtgattatttatgttttgatttgtgtgattttaatgtcttttttattctgtaaagtactttgaattactttgtgtatgaattgtgctatacaaaaaaacttgccttgcctcataGGGGTCAGTTTGTGTAATACAGTAGCTTTAAGAGAGCAGTTTAAGAATTCAGACTTTCCATAACCAAAGACTCAAAAGGATCCTCAAAAGGAGGATACCGATTTCTTCTCTGCTGCTGGGGGTCATGACTGATATTTGCCAATATtcagcttttaaaatccacagtGAGGCCCACAGATGTGTCACAAGCAAAGATCACAAACTAACCTGATTTGTAAATCCTGTTGATTTCATGAATCTCAGCGTTGCTGCGAGAAGACAAGATTTCAATGAGACAGGCCTCATCTGTGCCAGCTCCCTGAGACAAAAGagacattacatttaaaacaaaaaatgcccCCCGCCCCGAGACCAAAATAAATTTGGCCTCGGGGCGGGGGCGTGGTTTACAGACAGATTTGGCCTCGGGGCGGGGGCGCGTTTACTCCATGTTGTGATTGTGACACATGTTTTTCCTTGAAGCTTAAGTGATTCCAGTGAAGCTCAAACCACAAACTAGACTTTCATGTGTCTGTTTCCCACATGTGAAGGGCTCAGATAGATCTTTTGctttttatgagtttttaaaTCCTGttatgacatttctctcaccatTAGCTCACTCAGAGCTGTATATTGGACCTAGTATTGCTTTGATTCTGTTACCAAGTTACAAGGAAaaagcaccagaaaagttacaaagtgctccTTTAAGTGACAAACATATGCTATGATATATATGTTATACAGTTATTATTTCATTAGAATTTGTAGGGTCTTCTTCAGTGTCAAAAATCTGATTCttatcgatgctaaaactagtatccaaACTAGATAATCATGTTTCACAGATATTGATAGTAAAACAGATCCACTGACAGAAaggaacctttcctgaataagcATTCTGTTGTCTACATAAAGAGTGCTACTGTGTCTGAATTGGTATGAAGTCTTTTCCTTAGAAtaaaaattttagtattgtgacaaaatGAGTTTGATCATTTTGCACAAACCTTTATTGCTTCTCTGAGTTCAGCTGCGTCAAACTGAGATGGAGACATGAGCAGAGCCAGGACCAGGTTCTCAAAGTTCCCTGTGAGCTCAGACTTCAAATCACGAAGTAAATCCTGAAAGATAAAGATCTCAGTGAAGTAGAATCTGTAACATCTTTAATCTGGGGTCAGACTTTTATATGACATAGACACAAGTATAataatcatcacattttaataatctaCAAAGACAAtggcaaaaacataaaaacattacaaacaatTTCCATTTATTAAATCAACAATAAACTCATAAATATTCTGTTTGAAAGCCTTCAGTCCCATCTTTAAACCTCGATGTGGTTGATAACGCCTTTATAAAAAGTCTCAGGAGGAAGAACGGTTTGAATCGAAAAACGCCCCAAAAGGAACAAATCTGATCAAACACAGAACTGAAGTCTTAAATTCTGTCGGACGTGTGAATACTTCTGTGACTCTTTGAAATGTGAATAAAAGATTATAAAAGGATTAAACTATctttatattaataatattatgtTCCACCAGAAGGGGGCGTACCTTCCCATAAGTGGTTTTGTAAGCTGCCACCAGAGGAACACGCTGTTTACTGCTTCTGTTCCCAAGAAGCTCGATGATTGCGTTTTCGTCAGTGCCTACAACACAAAGAGATATGTCAAGAGCCTACAACACAGAAATATGTCAAGAACCTACGAAACAGAAATACATTAAGAGCCTACGAAACAGAAAGGGTTTAATGTTTGACTATTCACATTACTGACGAAGTATTTCAGAAGTTCCTTCGGATTGTGTAATAAACCATCTTTACTCAAACAGAGATCTTTCTTTATAAACTGACTTAATCCACCTTACTCATTTATGTATTCTTTCGTCAATATCAAAATCCTACTTTGAGAATTcaaattatttagtttttcGCTGtggtaccaatgagtggccagtAGTGGGACACGGCTAATTTCACAATTTAATCAAAATGGACGAAGTGCCactaaaactgtaaatattttaagatgaactatgtagcttttgtgcttatctccatgaagatgttattgctttgcctgattgttccactgtatggcaatAAACCTATTTCCATTAAGACAGATTTGTTTCAATTTGTTCAATAAAAAATTAATCATTAATCACATGAGTCACATTAGTAATAAACTGTTATTCACTCACCAAAGCCCTTCATGGCTTTACGCAGCACCTCCACGTCTCTCAGTGGATCGGCTCCAGGAAAGTCTTTGATGGAGCCTCTGTATCCTTTCTGAAGAGTCAAAATATAATGTTAAaatcataacattttaaattcattcattttcagtgTATaagataaatgttttaattaacaGGGTGGAAAGAAACTCAGTACAAACACTCACTGAGAGAAGatatatacagggtgtccatgaagtcgctttacaatttaaaaaagcagTATAAAGACAACTGATCAGAGATCTTAATCAAGCGACTGGCCGATGTACCAGCCGAGCTCTACTCTGATctaaaaagcttttaaaattgtgttgtaactagttcattttaaaaatgtaacttctaagtatttttcatgtgtacttttacttttaacaatTTTGGAGCAGTACTTGTTcttgtacttgagtactttATTAGCCATTTATCAGgacctttactcaagtacagatTTTCACTTCTCTTTCCACTTCTGTTAATGAATCTATTACAGTGCAATTTTCTGACCGAAACAGCAGGAGCGTGTGGGTGGGGTTGGCCACCCGGGTGGGGTTGGCCACCCGGGTGGGGTTGGCCACCCgggtgggaggggccaggtgcAGGGCCTGCTGGGTAATTTGGCATAGGCTGTCCTGGAGCAGGGCCAGTGGGATAACCCTGAGGAGCGCCACCTGGCTGTAAACATAAGGTAACACTTTAGTTTAAGGACCAAATATTAgaattattagcattattaccACAATCTTTGcacagaatcgtactgctaaccataagaagggtttGGGCTCGGGacagatcactagattactcaaacatacatggatgacatctgaaacctcgtcatgtttttgatgaggaacagcattagaacatgggagaaagatCAAAAATAATACTTTCGCATAATGCCCCCCCTTTAAAAGGTAAACAAACATAAGTAACTTCATTTAATCTACACTCAGTCTTTTGAGTGTAGATTAAATGAAGTCAATGAGTGCCATATTTACtctcaaattatattaaataaaatgtataaaatgagaATTTCCTCTGCAAACATCATCTCAGTATAAACCTGGGGAAGCACTAATCTCAGTCAGAATAACAAACGTTTCATAAAACTAACCACAAACTAGCATACAAATGGTGCTATCTCATTCTAACCATATTAGCATGAGGTAACAGTCAGTACTGATGAACAACTTTATATCTACAGCAGTGGCCATTTTAGCTCTGGACTCACCGGTCCATATCCACCTGGAGCTGACCCCCAGCCTCCACctagaaaacaacatttacacaactcactttgttaaaatgtaaaacctgTGATGCTCCGTTATATTTAGtgagatttttaaaatataaatataatcaaaAGCACAGTGATAACACTACTGCAAAAACAAGCATCCAACTGTAAGGAAAATGTTAGGCACAGACATACAGTGCTCCACACCTCACTACCATTACTATAAGAGAACATAttcattttgtgcttttgtgttttaaaattgttttagttatttttatgttttgcagtGACCTCACAAAATGTTTCTAGAGTTCTATTTTATGGGACAGATTACAGCTCTGTCAGTCTGTCACATGACGATGACTCAGCTCAGCACTGGTCCAGTCCATGTGTTTTCTTGGtctgttgtcatggaaacatTATGGCATGTGGAAAGTGCAAACAGAGGGAATCCCGCAGAAGCAGAGCCAAGAGTATTTTAAACCAGTGAAGCAAACCCAGAGGTTTATGtgctgtgtttatgtgtgtcaATCCCTTTAAATACTGCACAGCTCAGATCATTTAAGTCACTTTACAACAAACTAACTTACCACATTAAATTCCTCACAATAATGGTAATACTCATCACTCACCTGCAGGGGGCATGGCGGGGTAGCCTCCTGCTCCAGGCTGCGGAGGGTAGCCTCCTGCCTGAGGAGGGTATCCTCCGGAGGGGTATCCTCCAGCCTGAGGGGGGTATCCGCCTGGAGCTTGGGGGTATCCAGCCCCTGGAGGGGGGTATCCTCCGGTCTGTGGGGGGTAGGCTCCAGGGGCAGGGGGGTAGCCCCCAGGGGCAGGTGGGTAGCTTCCTGCCTGGGGAGGGTAGCCTCCTCCTGGGTATCCCCCGCCCTGAGGAGGGTATCCCCCCGCTGGAGGGTATCCACCTGCTGGAGGGTATCCGGGGTAACTCATCTCAAACCTGCAGGAGACAAAAGGGTATTCTGGAATTTTCACAACTGTAAAAGGAGAAGATTGAGAAACTTTGTTCCTTATGAAATCAAAAGTTTTTATTACCTAACACAGTATCACACAGAGCTGaactaatactaaaactacactatcattttgttttgtcatgaGTCTGATTAGAATGTTTAAACTACACCTTAAGTGTCTGGTACAGGTGAAACAGGTTCAAATTATCAGCAGAATGTGATTCAGTAAATCaaacaatgacatttttataaagctcaAAACAAGATGAGCAGATCAACACATATTCAAGAAACTCTTGAGCAACAATTCCTCGAATGacctgggacacgcccactgtatATGTTAGACACTCCCACTGTCTATATTGTCGTCATGACTGAGGCCTGTGGGTGTCTCTGTAAACTATCAGAGGAGCTCCCATGTTTCCAAAGGGAGTAATAATCTTTGTTTTCATGTCACGTCAAGATTTACTACAGATGCATCAGAGCCACATAAACCCAGAGAAACTAATCCCCAAattaaaaggtgcactctgtaactttccaGTGGAGGGTTTGATACTTGCTCGTCCCTTCTGCTTCACCAGATTTGTTTCAGAGTAAGATCTTTATCCTTAAAGATAAGTAaaccaacttacaggtcagatctatggagagacaaACCCGGCCACAGTCATAATGTGTAAAACACCtcttagtttaatgccatactgtggaacattcctggccaAACAAATCCAACTCTCCATGAGTCAAGCAGGTGTCTGACTCTCCACTaacaagttacacagtgcgcctttaaagaCCAAGTAGAGAAAATAGTAGAAcagtttaaagtaaataaaaacaaacagtagAACAGTTTAATGTAGAGAAAACAAATAGAACAGTTTAATGTAGAGAAAACAAATAGTACAGTTTAAACTGTTctagtgtttgttttatttacattaaagtAGATACAACAAACAGTAGAAGTTTTCTCTTAATGACAAATACTATGAGTTTGGTTCTGATTTTGCACTAAATCAAAGGGACGTGTTGAAACGCGCAGCATCTCAGGCCTATGTCCTATAACaccacacatatatacacatgttttttttacatttctaccTCTTTGCCTTTACTTTTTCAATCATTTATCTGCACAAAGCCTTAGTGACTCGTGTCTTTAAGCGTCTTTTCGTGGCTCTcctcagcagcagttacaaTATAAAGCGCAGATAGAGGCTAACCGTTAAGCTAGCATCAACCACATTAGCTTCAAAAACTCTTTCAAAACTCGCATTTAACCGTCAATACACTTGGAAAATCATATTtatcacacacaaaacaacaccaacaacGTCTTTACAACCTCTAGCGATTTACTTTAGCGGTAATAAGTGTTTTGGGTCAAAACAACCAAAGGCAGAACAGTTCGGGCGAAGCCGAAACAGTCACGTAAAGTCACGTAAAGTCACGTATGTTTGCGTAATGTTTGTGCGCAAAGGAGGAAACTAGTTTAAATTGTAAActgtctaaaatgtaaaatcttaTGACTTACTTGAAAAGGGCGTTGGGATCAGGAAGAGGGGATCAGGAAGAGGCGATTAGAGAGAGAGGCGAgtagagagaggcagagagaggaagaggaggaagcagagagaaAGGGGCGGGTCCGCTGCAGTGAAACCTTTGGCCGGCCTCTGGAGCTCAAAGGGCGGCCTGATGGAGGACACGCCGCATTCTCTCCTCCAGGGGCAGCAAAGACCCGGGGCACACCTCTGTTAATGACAGGTTAATAATACATGAGAAAAAGTGTAGCctatttaacacattcataactTAAATACACAGTTTTCAGTCAGTTCATGTGTTTGCTTCaacaaatctttatttatactgcTCTAAAATGCATTTACATATGTAAGTCCACGACCTagagtgaaacaaaaatacaatgtaatgtttgaccaacagactgtaaatataaacatgtaaatatatttCTTATTACAGTCAATGCCCCAAAGTCTAAAACAATCAGAGCAATAGATTAGTATTAAAATagtctcttttttttaaattataactaAAATAACTTTCATTATAATCAGTCCATCACAAATTATacaaattatacaaatgataaaatatattatataaaataagaACAAATAATCTAAAATTAGCTCACACGTCCACAGCTGTCCCGCTTCCTCCCAGGTctttaataataaacataatcaaatgtaaaatatatgtacagtaaTTGCTTAAACTGATGATTGAAGGGTCTTGCACTACCTCAAATGGAACACTAGATGAAGGCATTGAGTCACATCTCAGTCTGtttcatctttttaaaaatCGTGGGAGGACTCGGGGATTATATAAACTACAGAGAATATGCCACTTAAAGTGAATTTAACTCTACGTTCTAACTGACCCAGTGTTCAAACAGCGGATTTTCATAAAAAGTTTgggctttttttctctctcctgacCCGCCTTACCCCTGATCTGTCCCGAGTTATGCCTCTGCAGCTGGGATAGAGTCTGTGGAacgaaatatatatatttttgtgaacaTTCTCATCACCTGTTGGTgataaaacatattattttggtattaacgCGTGTTGTATTATGTTTCAACTTTGTACCTGTTGTGCAGGTGCCATAATTAGTGTGACACCACCTGTTGCACATGCACGTAGctgcctctgtccctctgaaccacagactgttgtATATAAACATCTATGGTCAGAACAGAGGAGTCAGGTGCTGGTGCTCCACTGTCTCCCAAATCAAGCTGGCACTTGTTTTAGCTTTTGTTGGTGTTGAAAACTggctaaaatataaagtttaattaacaaataaaataatcactatttaaattaattattatttttgccctAAAAAAGTTTTTGTGCCAATATTGATGTTATTTTTTCCTTTGTGTTTGTCGGGAGACCAGGGCCTTGAGGGAGACAGAGTGTTGCCTTGAGTGTTGCTGTCGAGTCATTTATGCCTTTTGTTTTAATGGGGCATTAAACCTCCTCCCCTGTGACTGTTCTGTCCACACTACAGCTGCATGTCCCTCTGTCTGTTCACTTCCATCTGGACATTTGGAGACATGAGGTCAAAGAGGTGATGAATGGTGTGAACTTGGCCTCAAACTTTTATCTGACGTCTTTGCGCCAAAACTAAACTATGGTGTCCACTGTAGACATCATAGTTTGTCTACACACGTGCATCCCTGTGACATCACCTCTGTGGTATCACCTCTGTGGTATCACCTCTGTGACATCAACCCTGCGACATCAACCCTGTgacatcagcccctccaacagTCTCAGCATGTTCTTCCAACTGAGAAACCAGGTCagtgtttaaaggtgcaatgtgtaacttttctggaggggtctttttccatggagacaccttGCCTGCTGCTCCACACTATAAGGCATTAAACgttgtattttacatttattcaattactgtatgtttgtctatttttatttataaatacttTGCAGGgttgcctgtccacagatctgacctgtaacttggcgtcATAGTGGAAtcgcatgcttgtctccataagaGGCTTAGTCATGACATAGGCTCTCATTACATTACAgaatttttattgctcaaaaataccttgaaaaagatgcattcttacagtaagtgggctctcctctccacagatctgacctggcctGACTTGTTTACCTGCCATACTGTCATTTTAGGCAAAGTAGTAGTAGACCTTCCACAGGGAAAGCtccatagtgcccctttaatctGATTATTAAAGTGTCAGATCCAGTGTTATATATTTTAGAttagtttaattaaatttcGGTCATGTTTGTGTGGGTTGTGTGAGTTGTTTTGGTTCTCGGGGGGACTCAGCTCCACTGACTCGTGGTCTGGGTCTGTGACAGTGTGGTACAGACCCAGACTGTACATATGTATACTGCTGTGTGAGAGGCAGTGCTACTCTCAGTTTGGCCCCAAGAGGGCGGCATGAgatccaaaatggccttagataACACGACACATGATAAGACAGGGCCAACATAAAAAGTGCATGTGAAGAGGATATTTGTTAAAAGATGGTGGTCCggcacccgcttgtctccatggagaggttattgcctgaaatgttccacagtgtgcaaTTAAATATATCTTGCATTAATTTCAACATGGGTGCTTTTATATTGCTCAAAGAACCTTGAAAAGCATTCTTTAGtggagtcgcctctccatagatctgacctgtaacttggcctgatggcgtcACCTGTTTGTGTATATGAAGAAGTAGTGTGTGCGTTTAAAACAGTGATTTGTTCATAAAGTTCTAGTTTAAGCCTTTGTCTCAAGTCTTTCAGTGATTTTTACCTTTCAAACAACTAAACAAACAGCTTTGAAGTTTTctcatttaataataaaacaaacatttggtatatacatgtatacattTATAGGTTTATACGTTTAAACATAtaattgtttaaatatttaagcATTTAAACATACAGAAGCTTAAAGCACAGACAAGGGAAATAAAGCAGAGTTTATGGTAAAGTTTATGGtggtgttgtgatgtcatttgtgATGTGATATGTCATGTGTGATGTCGTGTGTGATGTCGTGTGTGATGTCGTGTGTGATGtcgtgtgtgatgtcatgtgtgatgtcatctgtagcTCTGGCGGCAGCAGCGGCCCATCCTCTTGCACTTCTCACACAGGTGCTGTAGGTGAGCTTTGTCTGGGTCCAGATGATCATCCAGACCGTCTGGCTTCTCCAGTGGACGCTGAGAAGAAGAACGGgacatttaatttaatctaatcctaaccctaatcttattttattttgaaatataataaaacatagatCCCACAAAAGGCTACACTCTATATATGATGAAATTAGGCTAAAACATCAAATTAAGATTCataaataaaaccaggactcaaccaggactaaactaggactaaaccaggactgaaccaggactaaaccaggactgaaccaggacagaactagcactaaaccagaatttaacAGGATTAAaataagattaaaccaggactgacctgtCTGTGGGGGTAGACGTTGATTTTGCAGGTGGTACACTCTTGTCCCATATTGGCCCAGGAATTGGCGCTCATCCACTTCCTGTTACACTGTGAACACTGATATTCTCCAAAACACCTCCTCTTCCCCTGGTACGGcgtctgaaacaaaacaacatcagaTTTAGGTAACGGTGCGATAAACAAACTGTGATAAACAAACTGTGATACCAAGTTACTGATTtacacaaggacaaaacaaataaaaacttctCAAAAAGAAACAGatttagttgtttctgttgtaccttttctctttaagtacattgttaaacagactttttaaaaatacttttaacttgagtattttttaatATGAAGAAAGTGCACTTCAGttaattatattttgaattatATTTTGAGATGTTCTATTTTgtctttaattttaaatttaatcTCACACCAGAGCAGGAGGTAGAGCAGCCAAAaactactcgagtaaaagtaatgttacttcaaaataataatactcgagtggaagtacaaagtagtgactttactgaagtaaaaatgctgtgacactgtacaatatattactcgagtaagagtactattatGCAATACTAATATACaattactctgaaaagtacaattttaaaaagttacttgagtTACAGATTGTCCACTGTCTTAAAcctgacattttaaacatgttttaaacatgtttttatataaacacatatacatttttcttaCCTTCTTCTGGTTCATGACGGCTGCTCTGTTCCTGAAGTTTTCCTCCCAAAacagtgtgtgtcctgtgtctgtgtgggctgAGTTTATAAAGGCTGCTTCAGCTCAGCAGCTGAGTGTcactttagtttcactttagtttccACTGAAAACGAAACCTACCTAGTGGCCAAATGTAGTCGGTGCactcaaaatattaaagtataaaTGCTGCTAAAATCCTTCATATAAATCTCAATGCTCTGTGTCCAGTTAAACATCTAGAGACTTTTTCTCCAGGGAAAgtgatgacatctccatggagaagccCCTCCTCCAGAAATGTTACTAAGTGAAATCCATTTTAGcacaacacaaatgttcaaagttaataaagaaacatgaaataaataataaaagccaaagttaaatctgtcttttttttatggatcagacctggacgactgagaaaacacaaacaggaggtaagttttgtttttcatgtagaAGCAGAAGACGTggcttcagtttcagttttgcatcagccaaaagtgaaacttaactGTTTCTGTTAGGGGCTGGTTAGTAGTACAGTATACTCACAGAAAGCAAGGTTATATTATGACCCCCCccccctatatatatatatatatatatatatatatatatatatatatatagatatatatatatatatatagatatatagatatatatagatatatatagacatTCTATATATATAGAAGCAGAAGACGTGGCTTCAGTttccacacacccctacatacatacacacattatatatatatatatatatatatatatatatatatatatatatatatatatatatatatatatatatatatatatatatatatatatatatatatatatatatatatatatatatatatatatatatatatatatatagacattcTAGGGGCATAGTAAAGAATTTCTTAATTAATACTTTTGTTGTGTACCTTCTCTTTCTGTTACTGAAGCTGGAGCGCCACACCCTGGTCCATGTGGGAACAGCACTCTAAACAAACATGGGTAACTCTTTGGTTTTGACAGAATAACtgatttttgccatgttttgttattgatttgatgtggctgttaaagttcaaatctgagtGTATTATTACCTCGagatttcaaaaaaaaaaaaaaaaaagtggagaaggaagtgcataactcacagtgggcgtgtacctccCAGTGTACTTCACAGTGTGGGTTTTGGCCTTGTGACACTTCATAGGTTCCCTGTTTGTAGGTGCCACTCTGAAcattgaatgttttgttttgaagtgttcattgctttaaagtttaaactgtcctaatttttcattttctgtggctCCTTGTGTACAATGATTTTTAAAAGATCAACATTTGTTTCTACGGCAACACTGTCAACATGAGTTCTATTTATTATCAAATGAATCAAACACACATCGCAGTCGCTCCTGTAGTACAGTTATACACTGATACAAATATACAGAGCTAGAGTTATATACAGTTACATAAAGTGCGGTACGATGCTGGTTCCTCCACACATACCTGCAGAGGACGCTCTGGAGTGGTTCTTTGACCATTACATCGTAGACGTTAGTTTACCTCTTCctttgaatattatttatttatttatagcggacagtgcatgttgaccaacagtaactgtttaacatgccagaattagccaagaggctagttttcatctgttgttgttattgtataatataaatgtgtgaggGCTAAATGATagaaacagggactgaaccaggactagagcaggaccaaaccaaaactgaaccaggactagagcgagactaaaccaagactgaaccaggactagagcaggactacagcaggattagagcaggactagagcaggactagagcaagactaaaccaagactgaaccaggactagcgcaggactagagcaggactagagcaggactagagcaggactagagcaggattagagcaggactagagcaggactagagcaggactagagcaggactagagcaggactagagcaggactagagcaggactagagcaggactagagcaggactagagcaggactgaaccaggaccagcaAATTCCtgactgtctgctcctctgacccactcctctgctccttttacCCTCTGACTATTTAAGCTGCAATTGTTGCTTTTCTGAAACCAAAGAAAGTCAAAGAGGAGAGCAGTGAAGAgcaggaagagaaggaggaagagaaggagtaagaaaaggaggaagagaaaaaagaaagggaggaggaagagatggagggagaggatgaagaagt contains the following coding sequences:
- the anxa11b gene encoding annexin A11b isoform X2: MSYPGYPPAGGYPPAGGYPPQGGGYPGGGYPPQAGSYPPAPGGYPPAPGAYPPQTGGYPPPGAGYPQAPGGYPPQAGGYPSGGYPPQAGGYPPQPGAGGYPAMPPAGGGWGSAPGGYGPPGGAPQGYPTGPAPGQPMPNYPAGPAPGPSHPGGQPHPHAPAVSKGYRGSIKDFPGADPLRDVEVLRKAMKGFGTDENAIIELLGNRSSKQRVPLVAAYKTTYGKDLLRDLKSELTGNFENLVLALLMSPSQFDAAELREAIKGAGTDEACLIEILSSRSNAEIHEINRIYKSEYGKSLEDSISGDTSGHFRRLLVSLCQGNRDERETVDVSLAKQDAQKLYAAGENKVGTDESQFNAILCARSKPHLRAVFHEYQQMCGREMEKSICREMSGNVESGMVAVVKCIKNTAAYFAERLHKAMAGAGTKDRTLIRIMVSRSEIDMLDIRQEYLKAYGKSLYTHISGDTSGDYKKLLLKLCGGND
- the anxa11b gene encoding annexin A11b isoform X1, yielding MSYPGYPPAGGYPPAGGYPPQGGGYPGGGYPPQAGSYPPAPGGYPPAPGAYPPQTGGYPPPGAGYPQAPGGYPPQAGGYPSGGYPPQAGGYPPQPGAGGYPAMPPAGGGWGSAPGGYGPPGGAPQGYPTGPAPGQPMPNYPAGPAPGPSHPGGQPHPGGQPHPGGQPHPHAPAVSKGYRGSIKDFPGADPLRDVEVLRKAMKGFGTDENAIIELLGNRSSKQRVPLVAAYKTTYGKDLLRDLKSELTGNFENLVLALLMSPSQFDAAELREAIKGAGTDEACLIEILSSRSNAEIHEINRIYKSEYGKSLEDSISGDTSGHFRRLLVSLCQGNRDERETVDVSLAKQDAQKLYAAGENKVGTDESQFNAILCARSKPHLRAVFHEYQQMCGREMEKSICREMSGNVESGMVAVVKCIKNTAAYFAERLHKAMAGAGTKDRTLIRIMVSRSEIDMLDIRQEYLKAYGKSLYTHISGDTSGDYKKLLLKLCGGND
- the LOC117387438 gene encoding zinc finger CCHC domain-containing protein 24-like; its protein translation is MNQKKTPYQGKRRCFGEYQCSQCNRKWMSANSWANMGQECTTCKINVYPHRQRPLEKPDGLDDHLDPDKAHLQHLCEKCKRMGRCCRQSYR